One stretch of Meriones unguiculatus strain TT.TT164.6M chromosome 7, Bangor_MerUng_6.1, whole genome shotgun sequence DNA includes these proteins:
- the Ddx5 gene encoding probable ATP-dependent RNA helicase DDX5, giving the protein MSSYSSDRDRGRDRGFGAPRFGGSRTGPLSGKKFGNPGEKLVKKKWNLDELPKFEKNFYQEHPDLARRTAQEVDTYRRSKEITVRGHNCPKPVLNFYEANFPANVMDVIARQNFTEPTAIQAQGWPVALSGLDMVGVAQTGSGKTLSYLLPAIVHINHQPFLERGDGPICLVLAPTRELAQQVQQVAAEYCRACRLKSTCIYGGAPKGPQIRDLERGVEICIATPGRLIDFLECGKTNLRRTTYLVLDEADRMLDMGFEPQIRKIVDQIRPDRQTLMWSATWPKEVRQLAEDFLKDYIHINIGALELSANHNILQIVDVCHDVEKDEKLIRLMEEIMSEKENKTIVFVETKRRCDELTRKMRRDGWPAMGIHGDKSQQERDWVLNEFKHGKAPILIATDVASRGLDVEDVKFVINYDYPNSSEDYIHRIGRTARSTKTGTAYTFFTPNNIKQVSDLISVLREANQAINPKLLQLVEDRGSGRSRGRGGMKDDRRDRYSAGKRGGFNTFRDRENYDRGYSSLLKRDFGAKTQNGVYSAANYTNGSFGSNFVSAGIQTSFRTGNPTGTYQNGYDSTQQYGSNVANMHNGMNQQAYAYPATAAAAPMIGYPMPTGYSQ; this is encoded by the exons ATGTCGAGTTATTCTAGTGACCGGGACCGCGGCCGGGATCGAGG ATTTGGTGCACCTCGATTTGGAGGGAGTAGAACAGGACCCCTCTCTGGAAAGAAGTTTGGAAATCCTGGGGAGAAGCTAGTTAAAAAGAAGTGGAATCTTGATGAGCTGCCCAAATTTGAGAAGAATTTTTATCAGGAACACCCTGATTTGGCAAGGCGCACCGCA CAAGAGGTAGATACATACAGAAGAAGCAAGGAAATTACAGTTAGAGGTCACAACTGTCCAAAACCAGTTCTGAATTTTTATGAAGCAAACTTTCCTG CAAATGTCATGGATGTGATTGCAAGGCAGAACTTCACTGAACCCACTGCtattcaagctcagggctggCCAGTTGCTCTAAGTGGATTGGATATGGTTGGAGTAGCTCAGACTGGATCTGGGAAAACATTATCT TATTTGCTGCCTGCCATTGTCCACATAAACCATCAACCATTCCTAGAGAGAGGTGATGGACCTATC TGCTTGGTGCTGGCACCAACTCGAGAACTGGCGCAGCAGGTGCAGCAAGTCGCTGCTGAATACTGTAGAGCTTGTCGCTTGAAGTCTACTTGCATCTATGGTGGTGCTCCAAAGGGACCACAGATTCGTGATTTGGAAAGAG GTGTGGAAATCTGTATTGCAACACCTGGAAGGCTGATTGACTTTTTAGAGTGTGGGAAAACCAATCTGAGAAGAACAACTTACCTTGTCCTTGATGAGGCTGACAGGATGCTTGATATGGGGTTTGAACCCCAAATAAGGAAAATTGTGGATCAGATAAGA CCTGATAGGCAAACCCTAATGTGGAGTGCAACTTGGCCAAAAGAAGTAAGACAGCTTGCTGAAGATTTCCTGAAAGACTATATTCATATCAATATTGGTGCCCTGGAACTGAGTGCAAACCATAACATTCTTCAGATTGTGGATGTGTGTCATGACGTAGAAAAGGATGAAAA ACTTATTCGTCTAATGGAAGAGATCATGAGTGAGAAGGAGAATAAAACCATTGTTTTTGTTGAAACCAAAAGAAGATGTGATGAACTTACCAGAAAAATGAGGAGAGATGG GTGGCCTGCCATGGGCATCCATGGTGACAAGAGTCAGCAGGAACGTGACTGGGTTCTAAATG AATTCAAACACGGAAAAGCTCCTATTCTGATTGCTACCGATGTGGCCTCCAGAGGGCTAG ATGTGGAAGATGTGAAATTTGTCATCAATTATGACTACCCTAACTCCTCAGAGGATTATATTCATCGAATTGGAAGAACTGCTCGCAGTACCAAAACAGGCACAGCATACACTTTCTTTACacctaataacataaagcaaGTGAGCGACCTTATCTCTGTGCTTCGGGAAGCTAATCAAGCAATTAATCCCAAGCTGCTTCAGTTGGTCGAAGACAGAGGTTCAG GTCGTTCCAGGGGTAGAGGAGGCATGAAGGATGATCGTCGTGACAGATACTCTGCGGGCAAAAGGGGTGGATTTAATACGTTTAGAGACAGGGAAAACTATGACAGAGGCTACTCTAGTCTGCTTAAGAGAGATTTTGGGGCTAAAACTCAGAATGGTGTTTACAGTGCCGCAAATTACACCAATGGGAGCTTTGGAAGTAATTTTGTATCTGCTGGTATACAGACCAGTTTTAGGACTGGTAATCCAACAGGGACTTACCAGAACGGTTATGATAGCACTCAGCAATATGGAAGTAATGTTGCAAATATGCACAATGGTATGAACCAACAGGCATATGCATATCCTGCTACTGCAGCTGCTGCGCCTATGATTGGCTATCCAATGCCAACAGGGTATTCTCAATAA